In Flagellatimonas centrodinii, a single window of DNA contains:
- a CDS encoding ABC transporter permease subunit: MSDAVDAGPVASSERSIVGGKSAQMRTRYLRDSVARWVVWGGGLGVIGALMLIFFYLVSEVMPLFGGATVTPRAPMTLPGGGTTVYLAAEEQGEVGFRLTEAGAGQFFNLDNGEPLASQALPMAGARVSAVTDVNREDALLAVQRTDGDVVLVQQKYAVRFDPQQRRMITPSLAFPYGEAPLAFTATGGRSLAVRMANGQMVLAAVDGSASVALRRYSVQSSLFGDSTLAAQPLTSVTLPFAADRVLLDPLIGWLYVANDATGRIALLSLRGAEPTLVDTVEVGGALRDLSHLAGGISVVAAQADGNISQWFPARRDDGRYYLARVRDIKAFGNDRITTLGVEMRRRTIAVGDSAGEAVFLHGTAGDEVWSGKLLDAPIEALVFNSRANFLMALGADGSFQGFDVHNEHPEVSFSALWQKVWYEGYDEPRWLWQSSAASSDFEPKFSLTPLAFGTLKAAFYAMLFAIPMAILGAIYTANFMSSEMRQAVKPTIELMEALPTVILGFLAGLWLAPFVESNLPGVFLTLVLLPLSIPLFGYLWMRMPRSIRLRVPPGWEAGLLIPVVSVIVWLCFVVAKPIEALAFGGNMQSWMDHTLGIGYDQRNALVVGIAMGVAVIPTIYSITEDAIFSVPKQLSLGSLALGATPWQTLIGVVLPTASPGIFSAVMIGTGRAVGETMIVLMATGNTAVMDFSMFEGLRTMSANIAVEMPESEVGSTHFRLLFLAGLALFLFTFLFNTLAEIVRQRLRQKYASI; the protein is encoded by the coding sequence ATGTCTGACGCTGTGGATGCCGGGCCGGTGGCGTCGTCCGAGCGCTCCATCGTGGGCGGCAAGTCGGCGCAGATGCGAACCCGCTACCTGCGTGACAGTGTCGCCAGATGGGTCGTCTGGGGTGGGGGTCTCGGTGTGATCGGCGCCTTGATGCTGATCTTCTTTTATCTGGTGTCCGAGGTGATGCCCCTGTTCGGGGGCGCCACCGTCACGCCGCGGGCGCCGATGACATTGCCTGGAGGCGGTACCACCGTCTATTTGGCGGCCGAAGAGCAGGGCGAGGTCGGGTTCCGGTTGACCGAGGCCGGAGCCGGTCAGTTCTTCAATCTCGACAATGGTGAACCGCTGGCATCGCAGGCCCTGCCGATGGCGGGTGCGCGGGTGTCGGCGGTAACCGATGTGAATCGCGAGGACGCTCTACTGGCCGTGCAGCGCACTGATGGCGATGTGGTGCTGGTGCAACAGAAATATGCCGTGCGGTTCGATCCGCAACAGCGGCGGATGATCACGCCGAGTCTGGCGTTCCCGTATGGCGAGGCCCCGTTGGCCTTTACGGCGACCGGCGGGCGATCGTTGGCGGTACGCATGGCTAACGGCCAGATGGTTTTGGCGGCAGTCGACGGCTCGGCCTCGGTGGCGTTGCGGCGGTATTCGGTCCAGTCCTCGCTGTTTGGCGACAGTACATTGGCGGCGCAGCCGCTGACCTCGGTAACTCTCCCGTTCGCGGCTGATCGGGTCCTGCTGGATCCGCTGATCGGATGGCTGTACGTCGCCAACGATGCGACGGGGCGGATCGCCCTGCTGTCGCTGCGGGGCGCCGAGCCGACGTTGGTGGACACGGTCGAGGTTGGGGGCGCCTTGCGAGACCTCAGTCATTTGGCCGGCGGCATCTCGGTGGTCGCGGCACAGGCTGACGGCAACATCAGTCAGTGGTTTCCCGCGCGCCGCGACGATGGCCGTTACTACTTGGCCCGGGTGCGCGACATCAAGGCCTTCGGCAATGATCGGATTACCACCCTCGGCGTGGAGATGCGCCGCCGCACAATCGCGGTCGGCGATAGTGCTGGCGAGGCCGTGTTCCTGCACGGCACCGCCGGTGATGAGGTGTGGTCGGGCAAACTGCTGGATGCACCGATCGAAGCGTTGGTGTTCAACTCGCGCGCCAATTTTCTGATGGCGTTGGGCGCCGACGGCAGCTTCCAGGGATTCGACGTGCACAACGAGCACCCCGAAGTGTCGTTCAGTGCGCTCTGGCAGAAGGTCTGGTACGAGGGCTATGACGAGCCGCGGTGGTTATGGCAGTCGTCAGCCGCGAGCAGTGACTTCGAACCCAAGTTCAGTTTGACGCCGCTGGCGTTCGGGACCCTCAAGGCCGCTTTTTACGCCATGCTGTTTGCCATTCCGATGGCGATACTCGGGGCGATCTACACGGCCAACTTCATGTCCTCGGAGATGCGTCAGGCGGTCAAGCCCACCATCGAGCTGATGGAAGCTCTGCCGACCGTGATTCTCGGATTTCTTGCCGGGTTGTGGTTGGCCCCGTTTGTCGAATCGAATCTCCCCGGGGTATTTCTGACCCTGGTGCTGCTGCCGTTGTCGATCCCGCTGTTCGGCTATCTCTGGATGCGGATGCCGCGTTCAATCCGCCTTCGCGTACCGCCAGGATGGGAGGCCGGCCTGTTGATCCCGGTCGTGAGTGTCATCGTCTGGTTGTGCTTCGTCGTCGCCAAGCCGATCGAGGCCCTGGCTTTTGGCGGCAATATGCAGAGCTGGATGGACCACACGCTGGGGATCGGCTATGACCAGCGCAATGCCCTGGTGGTCGGCATCGCCATGGGGGTGGCGGTGATCCCCACCATCTACTCGATCACCGAGGACGCTATCTTCAGCGTGCCCAAACAGTTGTCGCTGGGCTCGCTGGCGTTGGGGGCCACGCCCTGGCAGACCCTGATCGGCGTCGTGCTGCCGACCGCCAGCCCCGGCATATTCTCGGCCGTGATGATCGGCACCGGCCGCGCCGTAGGCGAAACCATGATCGTGCTCATGGCCACCGGCAATACCGCGGTGATGGACTTCAGCATGTTTGAAGGCTTGCGCACCATGTCCGCCAACATTGCGGTTGAAATGCCGGAATCCGAAGTCGGCAGTACCCATTTCCGGCTGTTGTTCCTGGCTGGGCTGGCGCTGTTCCTGTTCACCTTCCTGTTCAACACGCTGGCGGAGATCGTGCGCCAGCGGTTGCGACAGAAGTACGCCTCCATCTGA
- a CDS encoding PstS family phosphate ABC transporter substrate-binding protein, with amino-acid sequence MISRAFLLAVTLAPAILLSACGGGEPAAPAPAVAPTPTAEPVATAVPSAPPASSEQDARVDPELPAYEPVSGISGSLSSVGSDTLNNQMTLWAEEFKRFYPNVNIQIQGAGSSTAPPALTEGTANVGPMSRQMKEQEIQAFEQKYGYKPTAVGVAIDALAVFVNKDNPIAGLSIPQVDAIFSATRTCGGSQDLTRWGDLGLEGDWANRPIQLYGRNSVSGTYGYFKETALCKGDFKANVNEQPGSASVVQSVSTGLNAIGYSGIGYVTSGVRAVPLSQTEGGEFVPADPVHAIDGSYPLSRLLYVYVNRAPNQPLAPMEREFFRMVLSRDGQMVVAKDGYIPLPAPVAARFRSELGIE; translated from the coding sequence ATGATTTCTCGCGCTTTTCTGCTGGCGGTCACGCTGGCACCCGCCATTCTTCTGAGCGCTTGTGGCGGCGGCGAACCCGCGGCTCCCGCCCCGGCCGTCGCGCCGACACCGACCGCCGAGCCCGTCGCCACCGCAGTGCCGAGCGCCCCTCCTGCCAGCAGCGAGCAGGATGCCCGGGTCGACCCGGAGCTGCCCGCTTACGAGCCGGTGTCCGGTATCTCCGGCTCGCTGTCGAGTGTCGGCTCCGACACCCTCAACAACCAGATGACCTTGTGGGCAGAAGAGTTCAAGCGCTTCTACCCCAACGTCAACATCCAGATCCAGGGGGCCGGATCCTCGACTGCGCCCCCGGCGCTGACCGAAGGCACGGCCAACGTCGGCCCGATGTCACGGCAGATGAAGGAACAGGAAATCCAGGCTTTCGAGCAGAAGTACGGCTACAAGCCGACCGCCGTCGGTGTCGCCATTGATGCGCTCGCGGTGTTCGTCAACAAGGACAACCCGATCGCCGGGCTGTCGATCCCGCAAGTGGATGCGATCTTCTCCGCCACCCGCACCTGCGGCGGGTCCCAGGACCTGACGCGCTGGGGCGACCTCGGCCTGGAAGGTGACTGGGCAAATCGTCCGATTCAGCTCTATGGGCGCAATTCGGTCTCCGGTACCTACGGCTACTTCAAGGAAACCGCGCTGTGCAAGGGTGACTTCAAGGCCAATGTCAACGAGCAGCCGGGTTCCGCATCGGTGGTGCAGTCGGTGTCCACCGGCCTGAATGCCATCGGCTACTCCGGCATCGGTTACGTGACCTCGGGTGTGCGCGCCGTGCCGCTGTCCCAGACCGAAGGCGGCGAATTTGTGCCGGCGGACCCGGTGCACGCGATTGATGGCAGCTACCCGCTGTCGCGCCTGCTCTATGTCTACGTCAATCGGGCGCCCAATCAGCCGCTGGCGCCGATGGAGCGTGAATTCTTCCGCATGGTGCTGTCGCGCGACGGCCAGATGGTGGTCGCCAAGGACGGGTACATTCCGTTGCCAGCGCCGGTGGCAGCGCGCTTCCGTAGTGAACTCGGGATCGAATAA
- a CDS encoding OmpA family protein: MNKGFRGFAVGAALVATVGLSGAASAFQPGWYFSASGASSEIDDADGRLLTGLQSSSNTTVTEPCLLSDVLGTTPLLGGLVGGLDALLGTTGVSNGCLLTLLGPGTTTGGTTDNSTLNNVPLSVTFDGGYAISGGVGYQFEGGFRPELTLSYSENDITGSRAFPSTGATAVASEGRFRATRLGANMWFDIDLGGSVMPYLGVGVGYQDADVEFDGLDDSDSGVFYQAGAGVSAWLSRRTALFLDYRYLVSDDVAHTISSTATSGGTTLTSTATQDFEHRAQQVTAGLRYTFKDAALVDSDGDGVGDRYDRCPNTPSGVQVDANGCPLDSDGDGVPDTLDQCPGTPAGTVVDAKGCPTDSDSDGVPDHLDQCPGTPAGVEVDARGCPLDSDGDGVPDARDQCPGTPAGIEVDANGCPAKDSDGDGIPDFRDLCPDSPAGIAVGEDGCPLDSDGDGIPDYLDDCPNSPAGAQVLPNGCALKGDCRRPRPGEQVDARGCAVDSSFILKGVKFEFDSARLTEEAKRILDRVSETLSAYPDIDVELEGHTDNVGTAAYNLGLSERRSIAVKEYLTGRGVAAARMVPVGYGLSQPIADNATEEGREENRRVELTVRED; the protein is encoded by the coding sequence ATGAATAAGGGTTTCAGGGGATTCGCTGTGGGCGCCGCGTTGGTGGCGACCGTCGGTCTGTCCGGCGCGGCCAGCGCCTTTCAGCCCGGCTGGTATTTTTCCGCCAGTGGCGCCTCATCAGAAATTGACGATGCCGATGGGCGACTGCTGACCGGCCTGCAGAGCTCGTCCAACACCACCGTCACCGAACCCTGCCTGCTCAGCGACGTCCTCGGAACGACCCCGCTGCTGGGGGGGCTGGTTGGCGGCCTTGATGCCCTGCTCGGCACCACCGGTGTCAGCAACGGATGCCTGCTCACCCTGCTCGGTCCCGGCACCACCACCGGTGGCACGACTGACAACAGCACCCTCAACAACGTCCCGTTGAGCGTCACCTTCGATGGCGGCTACGCCATCAGCGGCGGCGTCGGCTACCAGTTCGAAGGCGGCTTCCGCCCCGAGCTGACACTGTCCTACAGTGAAAACGACATCACCGGCTCACGTGCCTTCCCCAGCACCGGCGCTACTGCCGTGGCCTCGGAAGGCCGCTTCCGCGCCACCCGCCTGGGTGCCAACATGTGGTTCGATATCGACCTTGGCGGCAGCGTCATGCCCTACCTCGGGGTTGGCGTCGGCTACCAGGATGCCGATGTCGAATTCGACGGTCTCGACGACAGCGATAGCGGCGTCTTTTATCAGGCCGGCGCCGGCGTCTCCGCTTGGCTGTCGCGGCGCACTGCGCTGTTCCTCGACTATCGCTATCTGGTATCGGACGATGTCGCCCACACGATTTCGTCGACCGCCACCAGTGGCGGTACCACCCTCACCAGCACCGCCACCCAGGATTTCGAACATCGCGCGCAGCAGGTCACGGCCGGCCTGCGTTACACCTTCAAGGATGCCGCATTGGTCGACAGTGATGGCGATGGCGTCGGCGACCGTTATGACCGTTGCCCCAACACGCCCAGTGGCGTCCAGGTGGACGCCAATGGTTGCCCATTGGACAGTGATGGCGATGGCGTCCCGGACACCCTCGACCAGTGCCCCGGCACCCCGGCTGGCACGGTGGTCGACGCCAAGGGCTGCCCGACCGACAGCGATAGCGATGGCGTCCCCGACCATCTCGACCAGTGCCCCGGCACCCCCGCCGGCGTTGAAGTGGATGCCCGTGGATGTCCGCTCGATAGCGACGGTGACGGTGTCCCCGACGCCCGCGACCAGTGCCCCGGCACCCCCGCCGGCATCGAAGTGGATGCCAATGGTTGCCCCGCCAAGGACTCCGATGGTGACGGCATCCCCGATTTCCGCGACCTGTGCCCGGACAGCCCGGCCGGTATCGCCGTGGGTGAAGACGGCTGCCCGCTCGACAGCGATGGCGACGGCATTCCCGACTACCTCGACGACTGCCCGAATTCGCCCGCCGGCGCCCAGGTGCTGCCCAATGGCTGTGCCCTCAAGGGCGATTGCCGCCGTCCGCGTCCGGGCGAGCAGGTCGACGCACGCGGCTGTGCGGTCGACAGCAGCTTCATCCTCAAAGGGGTGAAGTTCGAGTTCGACTCCGCCCGCCTGACCGAAGAGGCGAAGCGCATTCTCGACCGCGTTTCCGAAACCCTGTCGGCCTACCCTGACATTGACGTCGAGCTTGAAGGGCATACCGACAATGTCGGTACCGCCGCCTACAATCTCGGCCTGTCGGAGCGTCGCTCGATCGCCGTCAAGGAATACCTGACCGGACGCGGCGTTGCCGCCGCTCGCATGGTGCCGGTGGGTTATGGCCTCAGCCAGCCGATCGCCGACAATGCCACCGAAGAGGGGCGTGAAGAGAACCGGCGCGTGGAGCTGACCGTCCGCGAGGACTGA
- the pstA gene encoding phosphate ABC transporter permease PstA produces MTDPTPRSSRDALVARDTASVSAYVKSGQPYVWLTGSAVAASIIITVALLVLIMVRGMGHFWPADMVQAAYQPPERSAEVVLAEIRSEEEVTVARLLNAGLPVDADQALYDRLLLKVGNRDLLGVDFRYVLSDWLVERSYPRDVVVLERTEWGNFHGFLDAVVVDGQTLAGEEAWTAYRGAQKRANDLRDQIHDIERGRIGRINYELERLRLTERRLALDGRSRDADPGAYTELDAQRTALDAEYAEISQQRTALYQALGRDQLQLRTVDGRSLTMPLSKVLHGHRPNAMNVLQKVGFWFAKLWEFVSTQPREANTEGGIFPAIFGTVLMVLLMSVFVTPFGILAALYLREYAKQGTLTRIIRIAVNNLAGVPSIVYGMFGLGFFVYLVGGNIDRLLYPEAAPAPVFGTPGILWASLTLAILTLPVVIVATEEGLARIPRHLREASLALGATKAETLWRVVLPMASPAMMTGLILAIARAAGEVAPLMLVGVVKLAPNLPLDFNFPFLHLDRKFMHLGFHIYDVGFQSPNVEAARPLVYATSFLLVVVIMVLNLTAVMIRNRLRERYKALDN; encoded by the coding sequence ATGACCGACCCGACTCCCCGATCGAGCCGCGACGCCCTGGTGGCGCGTGATACTGCAAGCGTCAGTGCCTACGTCAAGTCCGGTCAGCCCTATGTCTGGCTGACCGGCTCGGCGGTGGCGGCCAGCATCATCATCACCGTGGCGCTGTTGGTCCTGATCATGGTCCGTGGCATGGGGCATTTCTGGCCGGCGGACATGGTGCAGGCCGCGTACCAGCCTCCGGAACGAAGCGCCGAGGTGGTGCTGGCCGAGATTCGCAGCGAGGAAGAAGTGACCGTCGCCCGTCTGCTCAATGCAGGTTTGCCGGTCGACGCCGACCAGGCGCTGTATGACCGTCTGCTGTTGAAGGTGGGGAACCGCGATCTGCTTGGGGTTGATTTTCGCTACGTGCTGTCGGATTGGCTGGTCGAGCGCAGCTATCCGCGTGATGTGGTCGTCCTCGAGCGCACAGAGTGGGGCAACTTCCACGGCTTTCTCGATGCCGTGGTGGTTGACGGTCAGACGCTTGCGGGCGAGGAGGCTTGGACGGCCTACCGTGGTGCGCAGAAGCGGGCCAACGATCTACGTGACCAGATCCACGATATCGAGCGGGGTCGCATTGGTCGTATCAATTACGAGCTGGAGCGGCTGCGCCTGACCGAGCGTCGGTTGGCGTTGGATGGCCGCAGTCGCGACGCCGACCCGGGTGCGTACACCGAGCTGGACGCGCAGCGGACAGCGCTCGATGCCGAGTACGCGGAGATCAGTCAGCAGCGTACGGCCCTGTATCAGGCGCTGGGCCGCGACCAGCTGCAGCTCCGGACCGTAGATGGCCGTTCACTGACCATGCCGCTGTCGAAGGTACTGCATGGGCATCGTCCGAATGCGATGAATGTGTTGCAGAAGGTCGGATTCTGGTTTGCCAAGCTGTGGGAGTTCGTCAGCACCCAGCCGCGCGAGGCCAATACCGAAGGCGGCATTTTTCCGGCGATCTTCGGCACGGTGCTGATGGTGCTGTTGATGTCGGTCTTCGTGACCCCGTTCGGTATCCTCGCCGCCCTGTATCTGCGCGAGTACGCCAAACAGGGCACGCTGACCCGCATCATCCGCATTGCCGTGAACAATCTTGCCGGTGTGCCTTCCATCGTCTACGGCATGTTCGGGCTCGGCTTCTTCGTCTATCTGGTCGGCGGCAATATCGACCGGCTGCTCTACCCCGAAGCAGCGCCGGCCCCGGTGTTCGGAACGCCCGGTATTCTCTGGGCTTCGTTGACCTTGGCGATCCTCACATTGCCGGTGGTGATCGTCGCCACCGAAGAAGGGCTGGCGCGCATCCCCCGGCATCTTCGCGAAGCCTCGCTTGCACTGGGCGCCACCAAGGCAGAAACCTTGTGGCGGGTGGTGCTGCCGATGGCCAGCCCGGCCATGATGACCGGACTCATTCTCGCCATCGCCCGCGCTGCCGGTGAAGTGGCGCCGCTGATGCTGGTCGGCGTGGTCAAGCTGGCGCCGAATCTGCCGCTGGACTTCAATTTCCCGTTCCTGCATCTCGACCGCAAGTTCATGCATCTCGGGTTTCATATCTATGATGTGGGCTTCCAGAGCCCCAACGTGGAGGCCGCGCGGCCGCTGGTTTACGCGACCTCCTTCCTGCTGGTGGTGGTGATCATGGTGTTGAACCTCACGGCGGTGATGATCCGCAACCGGTTGCGCGAGCGCTATAAAGCGCTGGACAACTGA
- a CDS encoding OprO/OprP family phosphate-selective porin: MKKTFSAALTLLGTAGLLAATSASAQTVSTKGGLSIASEDGNFAFQLGGRIHFDGYLFSEPEIDGVEVPRASGQSSGTEFRRARLSLSGQAYGWAFKFEEEFAGSDVDERELWIGRSIGPGFLTLGQFKPYRGMDELTSSNELLMMERPSTSASGVYNGRQFQQGVGYLVGRKDGRYTLGASAYTLRNDDSTRNEGVGFAARGTYASPLVDNRGTLHFGGSYSVDNTSQNPANVGVTTRVGFAGRRSNVSSDPLQSGTIGSVAPGESASTLGLELAASIGAFFLQAEHAWQRLGQGAGGSDQDVAAKYVMIAYNFSHLRKAYKADKGVFAALKPSDGGALELTARYDNIENSDSPEAPEATSITVGANYYVNPQLRFMVNLTHGEFDVGAPGARTSAELDQLAVRAQLHF; the protein is encoded by the coding sequence ATGAAAAAGACCTTTTCTGCAGCGCTGACGCTCCTGGGGACCGCCGGCTTGCTGGCAGCGACGTCCGCCTCGGCGCAGACCGTTTCGACCAAAGGGGGGCTGTCGATTGCCTCCGAGGACGGCAATTTCGCCTTCCAACTGGGCGGGCGCATTCACTTCGACGGCTATCTCTTCTCCGAGCCGGAAATTGACGGTGTCGAGGTTCCGCGGGCAAGCGGACAGTCCAGCGGCACCGAGTTCCGGCGGGCGCGCCTGAGCCTCAGTGGCCAGGCATATGGATGGGCCTTCAAGTTCGAGGAAGAGTTCGCGGGTTCGGATGTCGACGAGCGCGAACTGTGGATCGGCCGCAGCATCGGACCGGGATTCCTGACCCTCGGCCAGTTCAAGCCCTATCGCGGCATGGACGAGCTGACCTCATCGAACGAACTGCTGATGATGGAACGGCCGTCGACCTCTGCCAGTGGTGTCTACAACGGTCGTCAGTTCCAGCAGGGCGTGGGCTATCTCGTCGGCCGCAAGGACGGTCGCTATACGCTGGGCGCATCGGCCTACACCCTGCGCAACGATGACAGCACTCGCAACGAAGGGGTTGGTTTCGCCGCCCGTGGTACCTACGCCTCACCGCTGGTCGACAACCGCGGCACATTGCATTTCGGCGGGTCCTACAGTGTCGACAACACATCGCAGAATCCCGCCAATGTTGGCGTGACCACGCGAGTCGGCTTTGCTGGCCGACGTTCCAACGTATCCAGCGATCCATTGCAAAGCGGCACCATTGGATCAGTGGCGCCGGGTGAATCGGCATCGACGTTGGGGCTGGAGCTGGCGGCGTCGATCGGCGCCTTCTTCCTGCAGGCCGAACATGCCTGGCAGCGGCTGGGGCAGGGCGCCGGCGGCAGCGACCAGGACGTGGCTGCCAAATACGTGATGATCGCTTACAACTTCAGCCACCTGCGCAAGGCCTACAAGGCTGACAAGGGGGTTTTCGCCGCCCTCAAGCCCAGTGATGGAGGGGCGCTGGAACTGACCGCGCGTTACGACAACATCGAGAATAGCGACAGCCCTGAGGCCCCGGAAGCCACCTCGATCACCGTCGGCGCCAATTACTACGTCAACCCGCAACTGCGCTTCATGGTCAATCTCACCCACGGCGAATTCGACGTCGGCGCGCCCGGTGCCCGCACCAGCGCAGAGCTTGACCAGCTCGCGGTTCGCGCGCAGCTGCACTTCTGA
- a CDS encoding AMP-binding protein → MMQVTPDMLPLARLAEWAASRPDAVAYVQPMGDGDSRDYTFAQVWDESRRMAAYLKSFGWPPGSCIAILSKNCAHWLMSDFAIWMAGYVSVPVYPTLTAESVRQILDHAEVKACFVGKLDDWPQMQSGVPEAVVRIGYPLSPPGDFPGWDTIVAQTAALEPVAAPAEDTLATVIYTSGTTGMPKGVMHPFRTFAVAPEIVREGFGATPEDRVLSYLPLAHVAERVFVEANSLAIGFRVYFAESLDTFVADLQRARPTMFFSVPRLWTKFQQGVEAKIPPARLKQLLGLPLIGRVVRRKILRGLGLDAVRFAGGGASPMPTSLMAWYRDLGLEIVEVYGMTENFGLSHGSFPGTGRVGYVGLPWPGVECRLGDNNEVLVKGPTTMLGYYKAPEKTRETFTDDGWLKTGDLGAFDEAGRLRITGRAKEQFKTSKGKYVSPAPIENRLAAHPRVEACCVTGAGLPQPFALIMLPAEVTQAVATDVHLREQLSQSLTDHMESINSALDPHEQLDFLVVVRDQWTVENGLITPTLKIKRAELEASYGPRFEAWASARQVVVWA, encoded by the coding sequence ATGATGCAGGTCACCCCTGACATGCTGCCGCTGGCGCGTTTGGCCGAGTGGGCCGCCAGTCGCCCGGATGCCGTGGCCTATGTCCAGCCGATGGGCGATGGCGACAGCCGCGACTACACCTTTGCGCAGGTCTGGGATGAATCGCGGCGCATGGCGGCCTATCTGAAGTCGTTCGGCTGGCCTCCGGGCAGCTGCATCGCAATTCTGTCGAAGAACTGCGCCCATTGGCTGATGAGCGATTTCGCCATCTGGATGGCCGGTTACGTGAGTGTGCCGGTGTATCCGACACTGACGGCGGAGTCGGTGCGACAGATTCTCGACCATGCGGAGGTGAAGGCCTGCTTTGTCGGCAAGCTCGACGACTGGCCGCAAATGCAGTCGGGTGTTCCGGAGGCGGTGGTCCGTATCGGCTACCCGTTGTCTCCGCCTGGTGATTTTCCCGGCTGGGACACCATCGTCGCGCAGACTGCAGCGCTGGAACCGGTGGCTGCACCGGCGGAGGATACTTTGGCGACGGTCATCTACACCTCCGGAACGACCGGCATGCCGAAGGGCGTGATGCACCCGTTCCGCACATTCGCAGTGGCCCCCGAGATCGTCCGTGAAGGCTTCGGGGCGACGCCGGAGGACCGTGTGCTGTCCTACTTGCCGTTGGCGCACGTGGCCGAGCGGGTGTTCGTCGAAGCCAATTCGCTGGCGATCGGCTTCCGTGTGTATTTTGCCGAATCGCTGGACACGTTCGTCGCCGACCTGCAGCGGGCCCGGCCAACCATGTTCTTTTCGGTGCCGCGACTTTGGACAAAATTTCAGCAGGGGGTCGAGGCCAAGATCCCGCCTGCGCGGCTGAAGCAATTGCTGGGCCTGCCGCTGATCGGTCGCGTGGTCCGGCGCAAGATTCTCCGCGGACTCGGCCTCGATGCCGTGCGCTTCGCTGGCGGCGGCGCATCTCCGATGCCGACCTCGCTGATGGCCTGGTATCGCGATCTCGGCCTGGAGATCGTCGAGGTCTATGGCATGACCGAGAACTTCGGTCTGTCGCATGGCTCGTTCCCCGGGACCGGTCGGGTCGGATATGTCGGGCTGCCGTGGCCGGGGGTTGAATGTCGGCTCGGCGACAACAATGAGGTGTTGGTCAAGGGGCCGACCACCATGCTGGGCTACTACAAGGCCCCCGAAAAGACCCGCGAGACCTTCACCGATGATGGCTGGTTGAAGACCGGTGACCTCGGCGCCTTCGATGAGGCCGGGCGTTTGCGGATCACCGGCCGTGCCAAGGAGCAGTTCAAGACGTCCAAGGGCAAATATGTATCACCGGCACCGATCGAAAATCGCCTCGCCGCCCATCCGCGGGTCGAGGCCTGCTGTGTCACCGGCGCCGGCTTGCCGCAGCCCTTCGCCCTGATCATGCTGCCGGCCGAGGTGACGCAGGCCGTGGCCACGGATGTCCATTTGCGGGAGCAGCTGTCGCAGTCGTTGACCGACCATATGGAATCGATCAACAGCGCGCTTGATCCGCACGAGCAACTCGACTTTCTGGTGGTGGTGCGCGACCAGTGGACTGTCGAGAACGGCTTGATCACGCCCACTCTGAAGATCAAGCGGGCAGAGCTTGAAGCCAGCTACGGGCCGCGGTTCGAAGCGTGGGCGTCGGCGCGACAGGTGGTGGTCTGGGCCTGA
- a CDS encoding acyl-CoA dehydrogenase family protein, translated as MTDSRPHPFLTADHEALRVQARRFVDHACRPHIDRWEREGQLPRELHRAAADAGLLQIGFPEDCGGIPVPDLFFMIVLTEELARAGSGGLIASLMSHGIATPPVCAVGTADQKARFARPVLAGEKIAALAITEPSGGSDVANLRTRAVRDGDHYVVNGSKTFITSGMRADFITTAVRTGEAGMGGVSLLVIEGDTPGLTRTPLEKMGWHASDTATLYFDNCRVPVGNRLGPENAGFMAIMMNFNQERLMLAAQALAFAQVCFDDSLAYARERQTFGKPLIRNQVIRHKLADMKMRIDAVRAHLEILAWRVSNKQLPVAEVCLLKNHACTMLEWVANEALQIFGGAGYLRGAAVERIYRETKVLTIGGGSQEIMKDLTARQSGW; from the coding sequence ATGACCGATTCACGTCCTCATCCCTTCCTGACCGCTGACCACGAGGCCCTGCGGGTGCAGGCGCGCCGATTTGTCGACCACGCCTGCCGGCCGCACATTGACCGGTGGGAGCGCGAGGGTCAACTGCCGAGGGAACTGCATCGGGCAGCTGCCGATGCCGGCCTGTTGCAGATTGGCTTTCCCGAAGACTGCGGGGGCATTCCGGTCCCCGACCTGTTCTTCATGATCGTCCTCACCGAGGAGCTCGCCCGCGCCGGCAGTGGCGGGCTGATTGCCTCGCTGATGAGCCACGGCATCGCCACCCCACCGGTATGTGCGGTGGGAACGGCCGACCAGAAAGCGCGTTTCGCGCGACCTGTGCTGGCGGGCGAGAAGATCGCCGCGCTCGCCATCACCGAGCCCTCGGGCGGCTCCGATGTCGCCAATCTGCGGACCCGGGCGGTTCGCGATGGCGACCACTATGTGGTCAACGGCAGCAAGACCTTCATCACCTCCGGCATGCGTGCCGACTTCATCACCACCGCCGTCCGTACCGGCGAGGCCGGCATGGGTGGCGTCTCGTTGCTGGTCATCGAAGGCGATACCCCGGGACTGACGCGCACGCCGCTGGAAAAGATGGGCTGGCATGCATCCGACACTGCCACGCTCTATTTCGACAATTGCCGGGTACCGGTCGGCAACCGGCTGGGCCCTGAAAACGCCGGGTTCATGGCGATCATGATGAATTTCAATCAGGAGCGGCTGATGCTGGCGGCGCAGGCGCTGGCCTTCGCCCAGGTCTGCTTTGACGACAGCCTGGCCTACGCGCGGGAGCGCCAGACCTTCGGCAAGCCGTTGATCCGCAACCAGGTCATCCGTCACAAGCTGGCCGACATGAAGATGCGGATTGATGCGGTGCGCGCCCACCTGGAGATCCTCGCCTGGCGCGTCTCCAACAAACAGTTGCCGGTCGCCGAGGTCTGCCTGCTGAAAAACCACGCCTGCACCATGCTGGAATGGGTTGCCAACGAGGCCCTGCAGATCTTCGGCGGCGCCGGGTATCTGCGCGGCGCGGCGGTTGAACGGATCTATCGTGAAACCAAGGTGCTGACCATCGGCGGTGGCTCACAAGAAATCATGAAAGATCTGACAGCGCGACAGTCAGGATGGTGA